The Treponema medium genome has a window encoding:
- a CDS encoding acyl-CoA dehydrogenase family protein, with product MLFKTTEAHETLRKQVREWAEKEVKPIVLEKDRGPVEEAWMEDQVKQMAAHGWLGVPYSKDYGGAGLDVISYAIVVEELSRVDGGIGVICSAHTSLGAYPIAEFGTEAQKQKYLIPLAKGEKIGAFGLTEPNAGSDAGGTETEYIDDGTNYILNGSKIFITNAPKADTYVVFAANPDVPGTKGISAFIVEKGDEGFEFGEHYDKLGIRTSATAELIFNEVTLPKDRLLGKEGEGFKIAMKTLDGGRIGIAAQALGIAQGAYEEAVKYARTREQFGKPIGAQQNLAFKLADMLTKIEAARLLIYKAAEKKENHEDYGLDSAMAKMYASDIALEVVNNALQIHGGSGFIKGIPVEKMYRDAKITTIYEGTNEIQRLVIASKILGKLGKANR from the coding sequence ATGTTATTCAAAACGACAGAAGCACACGAAACCTTGCGAAAGCAAGTTCGCGAATGGGCTGAAAAAGAAGTAAAACCGATCGTACTCGAAAAAGATCGTGGCCCTGTTGAAGAGGCGTGGATGGAAGATCAGGTAAAGCAGATGGCTGCTCACGGATGGCTTGGAGTTCCCTATTCCAAGGACTACGGCGGAGCGGGGCTTGATGTTATCAGCTATGCAATCGTTGTTGAAGAGCTTTCCCGCGTGGACGGCGGTATCGGCGTTATCTGTTCGGCTCATACATCTTTAGGCGCATATCCGATCGCAGAGTTCGGTACGGAAGCGCAAAAGCAGAAATATTTGATTCCCCTTGCGAAAGGCGAAAAAATCGGTGCATTCGGTTTGACAGAACCCAATGCAGGCAGTGATGCCGGCGGTACCGAAACCGAATATATCGATGACGGAACCAATTATATTCTGAACGGTTCAAAGATATTTATCACCAATGCGCCTAAGGCTGACACATACGTTGTATTTGCGGCGAATCCTGATGTTCCCGGAACAAAGGGAATCAGTGCATTCATCGTAGAAAAAGGTGATGAAGGCTTTGAGTTCGGCGAACACTATGACAAGCTCGGTATCCGTACATCCGCAACCGCAGAACTCATCTTCAACGAAGTAACGCTTCCCAAAGATCGCCTACTCGGTAAGGAAGGTGAAGGCTTCAAAATCGCTATGAAGACCCTCGACGGCGGGCGTATCGGTATTGCGGCGCAGGCGCTCGGTATCGCACAAGGCGCGTATGAAGAAGCGGTAAAATATGCACGCACCCGCGAACAGTTCGGTAAGCCGATCGGTGCACAGCAAAACCTCGCATTTAAGTTGGCCGATATGCTGACAAAGATCGAAGCTGCCCGCCTTCTCATCTACAAAGCCGCGGAGAAGAAAGAAAACCACGAGGACTACGGCCTCGATTCCGCAATGGCAAAGATGTATGCATCGGATATCGCGCTTGAAGTGGTAAATAATGCACTCCAAATCCACGGCGGTTCAGGATTTATTAAAGGAATTCCGGTAGAAAAGATGTACCGCGATGCCAAGATTACCACCATCTACGAAGGCACCAACGAAATCCAGCGGCTCGTTATTGCGTCGAAGATATTGGGAAAACTCGGTAAAGCAAACAGATAA
- the fliI gene encoding flagellar protein export ATPase FliI: MTSPFDKYLDAVSETEPIKRTGVVSRVQGLLIESRGPQASVGELCRINLKDNTESIIAEVIGLNGSTVQLMTYEDIQGVEIGCEVIASGTMLSVPVGSVLLGRVVDSLGRAADGKQEPYSPLHYPILTPPPDPMERRPIKERIVTGIRAIDALLAVGRGQRIGIFAGSGIGKSTLMGMIARNTSADVNVIALIGERGREVNDFLEHDLGPEGLKHSVVVTATSDTSPLARIRGAYTATAIAEYFRDQGKDVMLLFDSVTRFAKAQREISLAIGEPPATRGYTPSVFEVLPKLLERSGTSAKGSITGFYTVLVDGDDMDEPISDAVRGILDGHIVLNRKLAQRGHYPAIDVLGSISRLANRVAGECSKKAAQYMRKLMAVYADAEDMIQVGAYQKGSNPAIDEAIAHHDKIETFLQQEVNDPAPIEKTLEQLSAITHIDIPNEESFQAGAGAAKKYLMPSEAADLYKAEIEKPPADYAEE, encoded by the coding sequence ATGACGTCGCCTTTTGATAAATACCTTGACGCAGTTTCCGAAACGGAACCCATTAAGCGCACCGGTGTTGTCAGCCGGGTGCAGGGGCTTCTTATCGAAAGCCGCGGCCCGCAAGCCTCCGTCGGGGAATTATGCAGAATCAATCTAAAAGATAACACAGAGAGTATTATCGCCGAGGTTATCGGTTTAAACGGTTCAACCGTACAGCTGATGACCTACGAAGATATACAGGGAGTGGAAATCGGCTGTGAGGTTATCGCGAGCGGCACAATGCTTTCCGTACCAGTCGGGTCGGTACTGCTCGGCCGTGTTGTCGATTCGCTTGGAAGGGCGGCGGACGGTAAACAGGAACCCTACTCTCCCCTTCACTACCCTATTCTTACGCCGCCGCCCGATCCGATGGAACGGCGCCCCATTAAAGAACGAATCGTAACCGGTATCCGTGCTATCGACGCACTCCTTGCTGTCGGCAGGGGGCAGCGTATCGGTATCTTTGCCGGTTCCGGTATCGGTAAATCAACCTTGATGGGCATGATTGCGCGGAACACGAGCGCCGACGTCAACGTTATTGCGCTTATCGGCGAACGCGGCCGCGAGGTAAACGATTTCTTGGAACACGACCTCGGCCCTGAAGGGCTCAAGCATTCGGTTGTGGTAACCGCTACATCGGATACCAGCCCGCTTGCCCGTATCCGCGGCGCATACACGGCAACGGCAATCGCCGAGTATTTCCGCGACCAAGGAAAGGATGTGATGCTCCTTTTCGATTCAGTTACCCGCTTTGCCAAGGCTCAGCGCGAAATCAGCCTCGCGATCGGAGAACCGCCGGCAACCCGCGGCTACACTCCGAGCGTTTTTGAGGTACTGCCTAAACTGCTTGAGCGGAGCGGAACTTCTGCAAAAGGTTCGATTACCGGGTTTTATACCGTACTCGTTGACGGCGACGACATGGACGAGCCGATTTCCGATGCGGTACGCGGTATTTTGGACGGGCACATTGTGCTTAACCGGAAACTTGCACAGCGCGGGCACTACCCTGCCATTGACGTACTCGGCAGTATTTCCCGTTTGGCAAACCGCGTCGCAGGGGAATGCAGTAAAAAAGCAGCACAGTATATGCGTAAATTGATGGCAGTCTATGCCGATGCCGAAGATATGATTCAAGTCGGCGCGTATCAAAAAGGCAGCAATCCCGCCATCGACGAGGCGATCGCACACCATGATAAAATCGAAACTTTTTTACAGCAAGAGGTAAACGATCCTGCACCCATCGAAAAAACGCTGGAACAACTCAGCGCTATTACCCACATCGACATACCGAACGAAGAAAGCTTCCAAGCAGGAGCAGGTGCGGCAAAAAAATACCTGATGCCGTCGGAAGCTGCCGACTTGTACAAAGCTGAAATTGAAAAGCCACCTGCGGATTACGCGGAAGAATAA
- the fliJ gene encoding flagellar export protein FliJ, whose product MKKFQFSLQKLLDIRTFREKEAETNLGRAVAAREAIVLRLTEIAQEEIKTRRSLGVSLKTPTEFALHENYLERLHNDREKQEKALVEAELVIEKMRKIYIKAHQERLIVSKLRERKEVEWKAEGLKQQDAILDDIVNAREYRKSQKL is encoded by the coding sequence ATGAAGAAATTTCAGTTTTCGCTTCAAAAGCTCTTGGATATCCGCACTTTCCGCGAAAAAGAAGCGGAAACCAACCTTGGGCGTGCCGTTGCTGCCCGCGAAGCGATTGTGTTGCGCCTTACCGAAATCGCACAGGAAGAAATAAAAACACGCCGATCACTTGGGGTAAGCCTTAAAACTCCCACTGAGTTCGCCTTGCACGAAAACTACTTGGAACGGCTCCATAATGACCGCGAAAAACAGGAAAAAGCGCTGGTAGAGGCGGAACTCGTCATCGAAAAAATGCGAAAAATCTATATCAAGGCACATCAGGAGCGGCTCATCGTATCAAAGTTACGGGAACGGAAAGAAGTCGAATGGAAAGCTGAGGGGCTGAAACAACAGGATGCAATTCTCGACGACATCGTAAATGCCCGCGAATATAGAAAAAGTCAAAAATTATAG
- a CDS encoding FAD-binding protein, with protein sequence MAVARLKGDPRIGITGMRKRIFPDGDTMKEKVHKVIQQLVEVERFKFYKDVDINSVMAMAPIGVSGGRGVKDKETWHLIEDLAKAAGASIGSSRPAAETLKYVPVQRYVGMSGQKFKGNLYFAIGISGAIQHLKGIKDASRIIAINKNKKAPIFSHCDYGIVGDLEEVIPILIEELNALSKEELTFPYPKIKKAPVPRPSPIGPRYVCLGCGYKYVPEEGNKDADIPPETLFEHLDPEFTCPDCGEAKDRFIKLTFRNN encoded by the coding sequence ATGGCAGTAGCTCGATTAAAAGGTGATCCGAGAATCGGTATTACCGGCATGCGCAAACGTATCTTCCCCGATGGCGATACGATGAAAGAAAAAGTCCACAAGGTAATTCAACAGTTGGTTGAAGTTGAACGCTTTAAGTTCTACAAAGATGTGGATATCAATTCAGTAATGGCAATGGCGCCGATCGGTGTTTCAGGCGGCCGCGGCGTAAAAGATAAGGAAACGTGGCATTTAATAGAAGATTTGGCAAAGGCAGCAGGCGCTTCCATCGGTTCTTCCCGCCCTGCAGCGGAAACCTTGAAGTACGTTCCGGTACAGCGCTATGTCGGCATGTCCGGTCAAAAGTTTAAAGGGAACTTGTATTTTGCAATCGGTATTTCCGGAGCTATTCAGCACCTAAAAGGCATTAAGGATGCTTCCCGCATTATTGCCATCAACAAGAACAAGAAAGCTCCGATTTTTTCACACTGCGATTACGGTATCGTCGGCGATTTGGAAGAAGTTATTCCGATCTTAATTGAAGAACTCAATGCGCTGTCAAAAGAAGAACTGACCTTCCCCTATCCGAAGATTAAGAAAGCGCCCGTGCCCCGCCCCTCGCCTATCGGCCCCCGTTATGTCTGTTTGGGCTGCGGCTATAAGTATGTACCGGAAGAAGGAAATAAGGATGCGGATATCCCGCCGGAGACTTTGTTTGAGCATCTTGATCCCGAATTTACCTGTCCCGACTGCGGCGAAGCGAAAGACCGCTTTATCAAGCTGACGTTCCGCAACAACTAA
- the fliH gene encoding flagellar assembly protein FliH, whose translation MAKNIFRDFEVKKLNGDMVLALAKTFEPETTTEVVEAVPVPEGPTLEDLKNEAEEFKRQWEVEKEQLIADAHREADEIIENAKKTAFEEAKRQMDVSQIDAQKAREQAQEIVSEAEKKAADIVDKAEQTEAATQKKAFTEGFDAGREAGFKEGKVEVTRLIERLHTMIERTMDKREEILAQTEQQIVDLVLLMTRKIVKVISENQRNVVTSNIIHALRKVKGRADVIIRVNLADVGLTSEHTKDFLAAAENIKNITVVEDLSVDAGGCIIETDFGSVDARIASQLHELEQRILEISPIRTRAASSDGSSNRK comes from the coding sequence GTGGCTAAAAATATTTTTCGTGATTTTGAAGTTAAAAAGCTCAACGGCGATATGGTGCTGGCATTAGCGAAAACCTTTGAACCGGAAACTACTACCGAGGTGGTAGAAGCTGTTCCGGTTCCCGAAGGGCCAACACTGGAGGATCTCAAAAACGAAGCGGAAGAATTTAAGCGTCAATGGGAAGTTGAAAAAGAACAACTCATTGCCGACGCTCACCGTGAAGCTGATGAAATTATCGAAAACGCAAAAAAAACCGCTTTTGAAGAAGCAAAGCGGCAGATGGATGTGTCCCAAATCGATGCGCAAAAAGCCCGCGAACAGGCTCAAGAAATAGTCAGCGAGGCGGAGAAAAAAGCCGCCGACATTGTCGATAAGGCTGAACAAACCGAAGCGGCTACACAAAAGAAAGCTTTTACCGAAGGTTTCGATGCGGGACGGGAAGCGGGATTTAAAGAAGGAAAAGTCGAAGTAACCCGCTTGATAGAGCGGCTCCATACAATGATCGAACGCACGATGGATAAACGCGAGGAGATTTTAGCGCAAACGGAACAGCAGATTGTCGACCTCGTGCTGTTGATGACCCGCAAGATTGTAAAAGTAATCTCCGAAAATCAGCGAAATGTTGTAACATCGAATATTATCCATGCGCTGCGCAAGGTAAAAGGGCGCGCCGATGTCATTATACGGGTAAACCTTGCCGATGTCGGTTTAACGAGCGAGCATACCAAAGACTTCTTGGCAGCAGCAGAGAATATCAAAAACATCACTGTTGTGGAAGACCTATCGGTCGATGCGGGCGGCTGTATTATCGAAACCGACTTCGGTTCGGTAGATGCACGTATCGCCTCTCAGCTGCATGAGCTTGAACAACGCATCCTCGAAATATCTCCGATACGGACGCGGGCGGCTTCCTCCGACGGGTCTTCAAATCGAAAGTAG
- the rsmD gene encoding 16S rRNA (guanine(966)-N(2))-methyltransferase RsmD — MRITGGTLKNRQVQCPKGIIRPAMDRMRESLFGILGNLEGKSFLDLFTGSGMCGLEAYSRGAYPVVLVEKDKDKFPILLKNVALADKKLECKCMPVELYLQRSKHIFDIIYLDPPFPYQFHYDLLHTIAEKPILAAGGLTLIHRPKEKELPDQILSLTRIDQRAYGRSIVDFYRKSTAF; from the coding sequence ATGCGAATAACAGGCGGAACACTGAAAAACCGGCAAGTTCAATGCCCTAAGGGTATTATCCGGCCGGCAATGGATAGAATGAGAGAATCGCTCTTTGGGATTTTAGGTAATTTGGAAGGAAAATCTTTTTTAGATCTCTTTACCGGATCCGGTATGTGCGGACTTGAAGCCTATTCGCGAGGGGCATATCCTGTCGTATTGGTGGAAAAAGATAAAGATAAATTCCCTATTTTGTTAAAAAATGTCGCGCTTGCGGATAAAAAACTTGAGTGTAAATGTATGCCGGTGGAGCTTTATCTTCAGCGCTCTAAACATATCTTTGATATTATCTATCTTGACCCCCCTTTCCCATATCAGTTCCATTATGATCTGTTACATACAATCGCCGAAAAACCGATTCTTGCTGCCGGAGGGCTTACGCTGATACATCGCCCCAAAGAAAAAGAGCTGCCCGACCAAATCCTATCATTAACCCGCATCGATCAACGCGCTTACGGCCGATCGATAGTGGATTTCTATCGGAAGTCAACCGCCTTTTGA
- the fliG gene encoding flagellar motor switch protein FliG has protein sequence MAVSPAKEKANAANSKKQKDIKSLNGRQKAAIFLVAVGEEISAKIMEQMREDEIEKLVFEIARTETVESELKEAVLQEFQELMAAQNFITTGGIDYARGLLEKSLGSQKAIEVINRLTSSLQVRPFDFIRRTDPAHLLNFIQQEHPQTIALILAYLEPQKASVILQNLPDEIQSDVARRIATMDRTSPDVLREVERVLEKKLSTLSSEDYTAAGGVESIVEILNLVDRSSEKSIIESLEDQDPDLAEEIKKRMFVFEDIVMLDDRSIQKVLREVNSEELAKALKIVDTEVQDKIFRNMSKRAASMLKEEMEYMGPTRLKDVEEAQQKIVSIIRHLEDNGDIVIARSDEDEMIV, from the coding sequence ATGGCAGTATCACCCGCAAAAGAAAAAGCGAATGCAGCAAACAGTAAAAAGCAGAAAGATATAAAATCGCTGAACGGGCGGCAAAAAGCGGCAATTTTCTTGGTTGCGGTGGGAGAAGAAATCTCCGCCAAAATCATGGAACAAATGCGCGAGGACGAAATCGAAAAACTCGTGTTCGAAATCGCCCGTACCGAAACGGTTGAATCAGAGCTGAAAGAAGCGGTATTACAAGAGTTCCAGGAACTGATGGCGGCTCAAAACTTCATTACGACCGGCGGTATCGATTATGCGCGCGGATTATTGGAGAAATCTTTGGGCAGCCAAAAGGCGATTGAGGTTATCAACCGGCTCACCAGCTCGTTGCAAGTACGTCCCTTCGACTTTATCCGGCGTACCGATCCGGCGCATCTTTTAAACTTTATTCAGCAGGAACACCCGCAAACCATTGCACTCATCCTTGCATATCTGGAACCGCAAAAAGCATCGGTTATTTTGCAGAACCTGCCTGATGAAATTCAGAGCGACGTAGCTCGCCGTATTGCAACGATGGATAGAACTTCGCCCGATGTTTTGCGCGAGGTTGAACGGGTACTCGAAAAGAAGCTTTCTACCCTCTCCAGCGAAGATTATACGGCAGCAGGCGGTGTCGAAAGCATCGTTGAAATCCTCAACCTTGTCGACCGGTCATCCGAAAAGTCGATTATCGAATCGCTTGAAGATCAAGACCCCGACCTTGCGGAAGAGATCAAGAAACGCATGTTCGTATTCGAAGATATCGTTATGCTCGACGACCGTTCTATTCAGAAGGTGCTGCGTGAAGTTAACAGTGAAGAGCTTGCAAAAGCGCTTAAGATTGTCGATACCGAAGTACAGGATAAGATATTCAGAAATATGTCCAAACGTGCGGCAAGCATGTTAAAAGAAGAAATGGAATATATGGGACCGACCCGTTTGAAGGACGTCGAAGAAGCACAGCAGAAGATTGTTTCGATTATCCGGCACTTGGAGGACAACGGCGATATTGTTATTGCACGTTCCGACGAAGACGAGATGATTGTCTAA
- a CDS encoding FprA family A-type flavoprotein, with product MYNVREITKDVWWVGGHDHRLTLFENMHPIPLGVSYNAYLLFDKKSTILFDTAEWSACPQLMENISYLLEKYGRDKVDYLVVNHMECDHSSSVTTVLDKWAPTIISTEKGFMLMRQFAYDPDNYKTDTVKEGDTRTFEDHTIAFVEAPMVHWPEVMITLDVTNGVLFSADAFGSFIALDGKLFAKEVNYPRDWMDEARRYLTNIVGKYGPEVMHLVGKVLKLDLLPKIKYICALHGLVWEAENFPYILDKYLHWATYTPEEKGVLLVYGSIYGNTESAAFALASKIVEKDITNVSVYDASSTHVSYLISEAFKFSHIVICSPTYNLNIFPPIHEFLDHMRLLNLQNRKIAIVENGSWAVRSGDLIQEFIEKNMDDMEILNERITIASTMSPDKGYELDSMAQAIADSMNATDIPLPEGVPQLDVSGIHFARERR from the coding sequence ATGTACAATGTACGTGAAATTACAAAAGATGTATGGTGGGTCGGCGGCCACGATCACCGCTTAACACTATTTGAAAATATGCATCCGATCCCCCTCGGAGTGAGCTATAACGCCTATCTTCTGTTTGATAAGAAGAGTACCATTCTTTTTGATACGGCGGAATGGTCAGCCTGCCCGCAGCTGATGGAAAACATCTCGTATCTGCTGGAAAAATACGGACGTGATAAGGTCGATTACCTTGTTGTAAATCACATGGAATGCGACCACTCTTCCTCTGTTACCACCGTGTTGGACAAATGGGCGCCGACGATTATCTCTACGGAAAAAGGCTTTATGCTGATGCGTCAGTTCGCCTATGATCCTGACAACTACAAAACGGATACCGTCAAAGAAGGCGACACCCGCACCTTTGAAGATCACACTATCGCCTTTGTTGAAGCGCCGATGGTGCACTGGCCGGAGGTTATGATCACTTTGGACGTAACCAACGGAGTACTCTTCTCTGCAGATGCGTTCGGTTCGTTTATCGCGCTTGACGGTAAACTCTTTGCAAAAGAAGTAAACTACCCGCGCGACTGGATGGATGAAGCACGCCGCTATCTGACGAATATCGTCGGTAAGTATGGCCCTGAGGTTATGCACTTAGTAGGAAAAGTCCTGAAGCTCGATCTCTTGCCCAAGATTAAATACATCTGTGCGCTGCACGGTTTGGTATGGGAGGCCGAAAACTTCCCCTACATCCTCGATAAATACCTGCATTGGGCGACGTATACGCCGGAAGAAAAAGGCGTTTTGCTGGTGTACGGTTCTATTTACGGCAATACCGAATCGGCTGCATTTGCGCTTGCTTCAAAGATTGTTGAAAAAGATATCACGAATGTATCGGTGTACGATGCATCGAGTACCCATGTGTCGTATCTTATTTCCGAGGCATTCAAGTTCAGCCATATCGTTATTTGTTCTCCGACATACAACCTGAACATTTTCCCGCCGATCCATGAGTTCTTGGATCACATGCGGCTTTTAAACTTACAGAATAGAAAAATCGCTATTGTGGAAAACGGTTCATGGGCAGTACGGTCGGGAGATCTTATTCAGGAATTTATCGAAAAAAATATGGATGATATGGAAATTCTGAATGAACGCATTACAATCGCTTCGACGATGAGCCCCGATAAGGGCTATGAGCTTGATTCTATGGCTCAAGCCATTGCCGATTCTATGAATGCGACGGATATTCCCTTACCGGAAGGTGTGCCGCAGCTAGACGTCTCCGGCATCCATTTCGCACGGGAAAGAAGGTAA
- the fliF gene encoding flagellar basal-body MS-ring/collar protein FliF has protein sequence MNEWFKKTLTQIKTLWSKWTPIQKGILAAVIVAAVVIIVLLTSWSAKPSLVPLIDTPVTDATVRERIILRLNEENVKATVSQSGVISVNDEQTARRMRAILLREDLIPQNTDPWALFDVERWTRTDFERNIDLRRAITEEIRKHIKALDDIDDVNVVINPAQKETVLKGEEVPATASVILYPKPGSDISTNRKKIEGIQKLLKYAVSDLKDENISIADNNGNILNDFDGMKDFDRLSVIEKQQKLISKLEMQYEAKILNLLKQTYGIDRVRDLSIKIDMDMSEKTAETVEFLPFQLRPDNPETPYDESEVRASVTRSSETATTTYQGTGFNPEGPAGVEGQTAPSYKDTSNLTGLSTQSIVKTNEEIGSRRTSEIVSPEMGRRTVSVNIDGQWRKKKDANGNLIIKDGQIEREYIPISDEELQKATQAVQNAIGYNALRNDSVSVLNIQFDRLAEFEKEDEAYFRAVQRRWILLISLAFLLLIFIVYRIVSREIERRKRLREEELLRQHQLEREKALWEAEQAGMEVSMSVEEMKRRELLENVINNAREHPEDVALLLRTWLMEE, from the coding sequence ATGAACGAATGGTTTAAAAAAACATTAACACAAATCAAAACACTGTGGAGTAAGTGGACGCCTATTCAAAAAGGCATATTGGCAGCTGTCATTGTTGCGGCGGTTGTCATTATCGTCTTGCTTACTTCATGGTCGGCTAAACCCTCACTTGTGCCGCTCATCGATACTCCGGTAACGGATGCAACGGTCAGAGAACGTATCATTCTCAGGCTCAACGAAGAAAATGTGAAAGCGACCGTTTCCCAATCGGGTGTTATCTCAGTGAATGACGAGCAAACTGCTCGCCGGATGCGCGCTATCCTCTTGCGTGAAGACCTTATTCCGCAGAATACCGACCCGTGGGCACTGTTCGATGTAGAGCGCTGGACACGGACGGACTTTGAACGCAATATCGACCTACGGCGCGCCATTACCGAGGAAATCCGTAAACACATTAAAGCGTTGGATGATATCGATGATGTAAATGTTGTTATCAATCCTGCTCAAAAAGAAACCGTTCTGAAAGGTGAAGAAGTGCCGGCAACTGCCAGCGTTATACTGTATCCTAAGCCGGGCAGCGACATCAGCACAAACCGTAAAAAGATTGAAGGCATTCAAAAGCTGCTTAAATATGCCGTTTCGGATTTAAAGGATGAAAACATATCCATAGCAGATAATAATGGAAATATTCTCAACGATTTTGACGGTATGAAGGACTTTGACCGCTTATCTGTTATAGAAAAGCAGCAAAAGCTTATCTCAAAGTTGGAAATGCAGTATGAAGCAAAAATACTGAATCTCTTAAAGCAGACGTATGGAATCGATCGTGTCAGAGATCTCAGTATTAAGATCGACATGGATATGTCGGAAAAGACCGCAGAAACGGTAGAATTCTTGCCCTTCCAGCTGAGACCGGACAATCCTGAAACCCCGTATGATGAATCCGAGGTACGCGCTTCGGTTACCCGCTCTTCGGAAACTGCTACGACAACCTATCAGGGTACCGGCTTTAATCCCGAAGGTCCGGCAGGTGTGGAAGGTCAAACTGCTCCTTCATACAAAGACACCAGTAATTTAACAGGCTTGTCTACGCAGTCGATTGTAAAAACAAATGAAGAAATTGGCAGCCGGAGAACATCCGAGATTGTCAGTCCTGAAATGGGACGCCGTACCGTATCGGTCAATATCGATGGGCAATGGCGCAAAAAGAAAGATGCAAACGGCAATCTCATCATTAAAGACGGACAGATTGAGCGTGAGTATATCCCAATTTCAGATGAAGAATTGCAGAAAGCGACACAAGCGGTACAAAACGCAATCGGATACAACGCACTCCGGAACGATTCGGTAAGCGTTCTTAACATCCAATTCGACCGCTTAGCGGAATTTGAAAAAGAAGATGAAGCTTATTTTAGAGCCGTTCAGCGGCGATGGATATTACTGATCAGCTTAGCATTCCTGTTGCTCATCTTTATCGTCTACCGTATTGTCAGCCGCGAAATCGAACGTAGAAAGCGGCTCCGCGAAGAAGAGCTTTTGCGGCAGCATCAGCTTGAACGCGAAAAAGCACTGTGGGAAGCGGAACAGGCTGGTATGGAAGTTTCAATGTCCGTAGAAGAGATGAAACGGCGCGAACTGTTAGAAAATGTGATAAACAATGCGCGTGAGCATCCTGAAGATGTTGCATTGCTGCTGCGCACATGGTTGATGGAGGAATAG